From the genome of Thioclava nitratireducens:
CGACCTGCCAAGCGGCGTGTGGCGCATGTGCACACAGTTTGACTGAGGGGGGCCCCTTACGGAAGTCCGGAGCCTAGAAATCCAGAGAGTTGCGTTCCCGATACCCCTCTAGAAAACCTTTCAGGCGAGGGTCGGCCGCGCCGTGAAAGACTTCCTGCGGCGACCCGACCGTGACGATCTCGCCGCGCTCCATGAAGACGACGCGATCGGCGACATGCGCAGCAAAGCCCATCTCGTGCGTCACGACGACCATCGTCATGCCTTCGGTCGCAAGCTGCTTCATCACCGCCAGCACCTCACCCACCAATTCGGGATCGAGCGCCGAGGTCGGTTCATCGAACAGCATGATCCGTGGCTGCATGGCGATCGCCCGCGCGATGGCCACGCGCTGCTGCTGGCCGCCCGACAGGCGGCTCGGATGGTTCGCCTCCTTGTCGGCAAGACCCACCTTGGCCAACGCCTCGCGGGCATGCGCCTCGGCCTCGGGGCGCGAGAAGCCGCGGACCCGTTCCAGCCCCTCGGCTACGTTCTGCAACGCGGTCATATGCGGCCACAGGTTGAATTGCTGGAACACCATGCCGATGTCGCGGCGCATCTCGCGCAGCCGCCGCGCCGACATGCGACGTCCGCCGGGGGTCTCGTAGCCGATCAACTGGTCGTCGATCCGCACCTCGCCACTGTCGTAGTCCTCAAGGAAGTTCAGACAGCGCAACAGCGTCGACTTGCCCGAACCCGACGGGCCGATCAGGCAGGTCACCTTGCCCGGCGGGATCTCCAGATCGACATCGCGCAGCGCGTGAAAGGTGCCGTAATATTTGTTCACCTCGCGCATCGAGGCGGCGGCGGGGGTGGAGGAAAGCATGGTCATCGGTCAGCTCCGCTCGAGCAGGTAATGGGTGAAGCGCCGCTCGAGGCGGCGGCCAAGATGCGAGATCACCTCGACGAAGCCCCAGAAGAACAGCGCCAGGATCAGGATCGGTTCGACAAAGGCAAAGGTCTCG
Proteins encoded in this window:
- a CDS encoding amino acid ABC transporter ATP-binding protein — translated: MTMLSSTPAAASMREVNKYYGTFHALRDVDLEIPPGKVTCLIGPSGSGKSTLLRCLNFLEDYDSGEVRIDDQLIGYETPGGRRMSARRLREMRRDIGMVFQQFNLWPHMTALQNVAEGLERVRGFSRPEAEAHAREALAKVGLADKEANHPSRLSGGQQQRVAIARAIAMQPRIMLFDEPTSALDPELVGEVLAVMKQLATEGMTMVVVTHEMGFAAHVADRVVFMERGEIVTVGSPQEVFHGAADPRLKGFLEGYRERNSLDF